A genomic window from Fibrobacterota bacterium includes:
- a CDS encoding carboxypeptidase regulatory-like domain-containing protein, with product MRISPFPSPTGRSMVAVAAALVGALVGPSRAWSVSGTVKNASGAPIPGVAITVKDSASYTTTSSSTGTFSLSSVSGTLEMDRFRSSSAKVVGNELLIEGMTDGSLDLALLDGSGRRLWASQGTASHGLARIAIPTGIRSGAAYLRIEHSTGVFDLGVIVGADGWKVARHIAAMRSLAAGIPTLVFKKTGYRDTSFTPSTETATGVTVVLDTNTTCPFPTTFKWKDYGSAVASPSGTTGYRSRTSPTSSTTANTWSTPRRTTNRNTDRWGCRCSPIGPMPPRRPRRR from the coding sequence ATGCGCATTTCGCCTTTCCCCTCGCCAACCGGCAGATCCATGGTCGCAGTGGCTGCTGCCCTCGTCGGCGCCCTGGTGGGACCCTCCCGGGCTTGGTCTGTTTCCGGCACCGTGAAGAACGCATCCGGAGCACCGATCCCTGGTGTGGCGATCACCGTGAAGGATTCCGCTTCCTACACCACCACCTCCAGCTCCACCGGGACATTCTCCTTGTCTTCCGTCAGCGGAACCCTGGAGATGGACAGATTTCGTTCCTCCTCGGCCAAAGTCGTCGGGAACGAACTGTTGATCGAAGGCATGACGGATGGCTCGCTCGATCTTGCCCTGCTCGACGGATCCGGACGAAGACTCTGGGCCTCACAGGGAACGGCAAGCCATGGCTTGGCGAGAATCGCCATCCCCACCGGCATTCGTTCCGGAGCCGCCTACCTCAGAATCGAGCATTCCACGGGAGTGTTCGATCTGGGAGTGATCGTCGGAGCCGACGGCTGGAAGGTCGCGCGCCACATCGCCGCGATGCGCTCGTTGGCTGCCGGGATCCCTACCTTGGTCTTCAAGAAAACCGGCTACCGCGACACCAGCTTCACCCCAAGCACCGAGACCGCCACCGGCGTGACCGTGGTCCTGGACACCAACACCACGTGCCCCTTCCCCACGACTTTCAAGTGGAAGGATTACGGGTCCGCCGTCGCTTCCCCATCGGGAACAACTGGGTATCGATCAAGGACTTCACCAACGTCATCTACAACGGCCAACACTTGGTCTACGCCTCGACGCACGACCAATCGAAATACGGATCGATGGGGATGTCGCTGTTCACCAATTGGGCCGATGCCTCCAAGGCGACCCAGACGAAGATGA